The Lasioglossum baleicum chromosome 7, iyLasBale1, whole genome shotgun sequence genomic sequence GTCACGGACTCAAGGTCGTGTCTGGCCATTGGTCAGTCGTTGTTTGCAGTTTCTTAAAAATTCTGCACAAAGCCGAGATCGACGCATTTGCGTTCGATCATTCGAGGAGCTCGAACACTCGAACATTTTCGAATCTTGTTCCATATTTACACGGAAGTTTTGTTCTCTCTTATATTTTGATCTGCATAGCTGGACAACGATTAATTTTTCTGGATCATCGTACTTGTACGATCCAACCCGGCGTTTTGTCTCcgataaatatccgcagtgCGGCGACACATTTCTCCAAGCAAAATGTTCAGTGAGTAACGCAGTTCTAGAATCGCTTGAAACGTTTCATTACattcaaaataatattttcaaacaaatattaTTGTTAGTAAACAATAACATTACGATAATGTTTTTTCCGGTTTTGTCGAATATGCGATTCGTCCACGCACAAAAGAAGACGCTCAAGGTCGTCTTCTCCTTGTAAGTTTTTTTTCAATGATGGTGCAAAACCGGCTCGGGAACAAAgactatgaaaatttgcatgaaATCGGCCAGAACACAATGTATTTACAATGCATTTTACATAAACTACTTGTTTACTGGCAGTTTAACTATTGGAACATTGTTAACATGTGTCCTGAATCGTTTTGTtttaatccttagcactcgaatggtgactctgagagacAAGCGCCACTAcaaattgctgtgccattattcaaaatgttgtttaaatacattattagatatgttggtatctaatcaatatgtTTAAGTATTGTAGGGGGCATTATATTAATTTCCTATCTACCAAATTTAGACAATcattgagaatggaaatattgtagttcgtaagaaatgtttaatttttcagttaaaatagctcagaATGCAAAGTAgccattttcaatttatttctgtatcttctttaatatatttgttgacaaatagcaaaattattatctCTATCACTTTTCTCTTTTCCAGAACTGCTAGTTCTGCTCTTGGTCTGCGCTGTGGCCACAGCTCAAGACTGCGAAGCAAACAAAGAAGAATGCTCCGCCACAACCTCGACTTCTTTCAACCAGGACAAGGACTGGAACTCTGCTCGCACGATATACGACTTCCATGCTAAAGATATCAAAGGTAACGACGTATCATTGGAGAAATACCGTGGACATGTGTGCATAATAGTCAATGTAGCGAGTCAATGTGGATTGACGGACACAAACTACAAGGAGCTGGTACGATTGTATGAACAGTACAGCGAGAAGGAGGGCTTAAGAATCCTGGCATTCCCCTCAAATCAGTTTGGTGGCCAGGAACCAGGCAGCGCTGATCAGATTCTAGATTTTGTTAAGAAGTACAATGTCACGTTCGATGTCTACGAGAAGGTGAACGTCAATGGGGACGACGCTCATCCACTGTGGAAATGGCTGAAGACTAAGGCAGGTGGATTCATAACTGATGGTATCAAGTGGAACTTTACCAAGTTTATTATCAACAAGGAGGGCAAAACTGTTGCCAGATACTCGCCGCACCAGAATCCCCTCGAGATGGAGTCGGAGCTGAAGAAATACTTTTAAGTAAACCTGAGATCCTTTTACACTTAGAGTCCTAGCAAGTAATAACATTCAATACTCATTGCTGAACCGTAACTGTTGGAAGAACAAATGTAAAAACGATATAACATTGTTTTTATTGCCCACAATACGTACACTTGTGTGGATACTCGGATACTCGTCTGTACAACAGTCTGATGTAGAATAAGTCTTCGCCCTTTGTTCCATTTCGTTGTATTTCATGTACCAATCGGGGACGATGCCAATAAATACATTTCTTTATCTCTAACAACAACATGTCTTgaatgaacgaacgaacgaacgaacaagTTCGACGTACTACGTctcgtatgtatacatatatgcaggGTGTTCATGCTATTACTAGCCAGTGTTTTCCATTTTCTCCcaagatttattattttcaagaaaAGTGCTGTCTGGTAATAGCGTGAGCACCCTGTTGTACATAATAGATCTCTAAACAGATGTAAACGCGAACTGTACAAAAGAAAAACGCAGCTGGGTTGTCGATGCCCACCGGGGTTCCTTAATCGCGACTTAATCAATTAACTTTAAATACACAGACAAACAGGCGTATCAATTCTTAACAGTACAGTATGGTATCTTATCATCTAACGCGGTCATTGTAGTCGGATCGGAATCAACGATCCTCCGGGACACACTTTCTCGTAAATAGACACCGTGTAACGCTCGGGTCTCTTCTGACCCGATCTTGTAATATCTCGCTTATTATTATTGACGAACAatttttctcaaggtcatcgttTGCGAAATCTCAAGGTCATCGACgttgttttatttttaaatgtttttattagACGAATAAAAATCCAATGACTTTATCGTGACCTTCGTTTGACCATGAGCAccgaaaattgataaaaatagcCATGATCAAGTTATCATAGAAATGTTGAAGTAGTCGCGTTATCTCGGCGCGCCGTAAAAGAGGAAAAAGGAAGTTGCAGCTGGTCAACGTTCCTATCGACGTTCTCGTTTTTCTCTCGGAGAAGCATAAACGTCCGCGACCTATTTATAGTGATCGTGGCGGGTTCAGCGACCAGGAAATCGATTCCGAACCGACTGCAGCGTCGCATGACACCGCTATTTACAAGTTTTAATACAATTCCACTGGCAGGAACGAAAGCGAACGAGACGATCATCAAATGATTCCTCATCATCCCTTCGTCGTCAACCTTTCCGACGGTTCAAGGCACTTCATCCCTCAGGGCCAACGTCCGCAAGGGGAGTCTTCATCGTTTCTTCGTGGTATCGCTCGACGATTTCTTTCGGATCGTTCGACGGCAgtcttgcataaataaatacaattttttaaataaattacaggACCTCAGGCGGACTCTTTGACGTTGCTGTTGATGGTGGCCATCTCGTGTTCCGCGTTCTTGTTCCTGCCGTTCGACATCGCCACGGGATCCTCACAAGTCTGGAAACATCATCGGACATCGTTAAACACGCTGGCAATGgttgtttaatttatttttaaaatattcattatcaTTAATTACACTATCCCTGGCAACAAAAtgttcgatcgaaatcgcgaACACGATTGTTCAACGAATTATTTATTGGAGCGCATATTAAATATGAATATGTATTAAACAAATATGTAAAACGATGGATTGTTATAGTTTTTaccaatatataaaataatataaactgTCCAGCTGTATGAAAAAATTACAGAGAAATTTAGATAGCATTCGAAATATAGGAGCCAGATAGACATCTCATTTTttctctaataattttaataaatcagaAATTGTTAACTGTTTTCATCTTTCTGCTGTTTCATGAGATATAGTCACTTGATTTGTtcgatcgaataatttttgccAGGTGCACTAGTCTAACCGAATCGATAGACAGTTAATTAATTCGTTTATGTTCTCAGAAATGACTAcgtgcctctgaacacggcaGAAGTTGAAGCGACGATTTAAAGTCTGACATTTCCGAGCGCAGAGGACATAATACTTAATTGGCCGGCACAATTTCAGTAAACGGATCAGTTTAACGTATTAATACAATGAGAGTGAATTACCCATAGTCTCTTGTTGTAATTCTACCTTGTAGGAAGGATTGTCGTAGGCGGACGTGGTTTTACGCGGGGATATATCGGCTTTGCTGCTGGTCCGTCTCTTCATCAGCATCATTAGCAGTATCAAGGTCGAGAGGATCGCGAGGGACGCGACGATCGCCACAACCACCAACGGACCATAGTAATCGCCTTCGTGCAGAGGCACCGATGCCAGTTTCCCTGCTGCGTGTGGAAAGTCATGTTAATAATCTCGAACGAATTCTTACAAAGCAAATCCAATGGGGCCACTCGGAAATTCTGATTCGAAATATTGTAGGAAACAACACAGAATTTTCAATCATGAAGACTATTCCTGAAGCAAAAGCAACGATGAAACTGTAACAGTGGCCCATTGTCTACTATCTTGAGACACGATTGTCTTCAAGTGTGCACACCTTGCTGCGAGATCGTGGCGGGTAAAAGGACTCCAGGCTTGGTGACAAAGTCCTGGACGTTGCTCTTCTTGATCCTGCCGTTGGTCAGGTATACTTCGAGCCATAATCGGTACCTGGTGCCGGGCTTCAGGTCGCTGATCACCGTTTTCGGATGCGAATCCCTCTTAGCGATCTTGAACGTACTGGTATCCTCTTTACCGCTGTCGCTCTGGTAGATCGCCCTGTAGATGTTCACGTACTTGTCTTCGGGATAGGGTACTCCGCTCCAAGTCACCTCTACGTCCGTCGACTTGATGGTTTTTATTTCAACCTTGACCTCGAACGAGTACGGATCAGGTTCCATCGACGTCGTCACGTGGATCTGTAAAAGGAGCCCTTTGATCAATCCTTACATACTCTAGTAATaaatagacagtggatctttatgcaaaatacaaattttctaactgaattgcaacaatctgcagtgaaatagaaatttatcttctttcttaaatgtttgataggttgaaaataatataacagcattattaaattcttctaatatttttactattttaaactacgcctactcatttttgtcataaatgcataaaatccgctgtctagtaataaatcaTACTAACCGTCTTCTCGCTGACGAGTTCCGTCAGCTGTCCAGAGAACGGCACGAAGAAGATTCCGATCTCGTATATCGTGGATGGCTTCAGGTTCTCGATCACGAAATTAGTCACTGCTCTGTGGATCAACGGAGTACCAGAGTAAACCTTGGCATCCTGCTCCTTGTACCTCAGCTGAACACCGTCGATGAACTGCAGCTCGTATTCTGTGAACTTCTTCCACATTACGTTGATCCAGGTGGAGTTCGTCTCGGTCACCTTGAGCTCAGCGTCTATGGGAATCTGTGGTGGCAGCGTTGTCATTTCTGGTCGTCTGTCGTGGGTCCTCACAGTGTAGATTTGACTCGTAGGACTGTTGGCCAGATCCTTCAGTTTCACGGTGATCTTCACCTTGTACTCCGTCGATGGTTTCAGATCGCCTAACTCGAACTGCAACTGAGGCGTTGCGATCAAGTCGTCCGGGGGTGCGAACACCTGAGCTTTCCAGGTGGAGACGTCGAAGTTCCTGCATAGAAAGTgttgtaaatgattttttttctgtGCAAGGAACAGTCAGAAAGAATCAGTTCTCCTTGTTGTAtaagataaatgtaaaaatattggTTGCTATATATAGGTGCTATAGGAGTCGTGGTACTCTGTGTGATATTTTATAGGAAATACATACTTCTTATCGTTCGTGTACCGAAGCTCGACGCGTCCATGAAGACCCACAAGGACCTGTGGCACGGTGAAGACAAGAAGGACGGTTTTGTCGTCGAGGGCGTCGAGGATTAGTACGGAGATCTCGTCCGATGAAGACGCGCCTGGAAATCCGGGAACAGCGCCAGGTAGTGGGAAACCTGGTGGTACATTGTGATCCATACCTGAAGAGGAAATCCACAGTTTTATTAATACGTTGTCTTTCGTATTGCAGATGGCGAAGAAAGGGGTTCTGATGAGAGCCTGGACAAGGCTAGACGAGTGAAAGCAACATACTGTAGATCGGTATTGCTCATCATCAGACTTAGAATGAGGTAATATAATTAGATAAAAGATAGCCTAAGCTAGGTTGGACAGCTCGTGAATATTGTTAAACAGTACTCGAGCAGTATAGGAAGAACTATAAGGACTATAAGAACTATAAACTACTTGAAAATTaattctctcgctctctgctgACAATATAAGATTGCTCGGGCAGTAATATAGAAAAAGCGCTATCTAAATCTTTCGTCTATAGGTGGAGCAGTAACACATGGTAACACAGTAAACCCCTTCCCCTTCAACTCCCTACTGCGACTATCCTAATCTTTTTCAGACCCGTTCTACCCCACTCCTCCCCACTTCTAGTACTCGatctcagtgtcgccagattaagatttGTCTCCTACTCCTCCTTATcctttctacgacgctattccccacgaCCCGGTTATGCGACGCGTTTCGCTTCTGTCGTGCATGTCGTCGACCTCATATGAAAACTGCCTAAGtccattttttatgaaaattggtttTTCAGCTTCGTCTTGTTAGGTACTTCAATTTCTACGGTTTGAGTTGATAGTTTGAAAAAATCTCCGTGTAAAGCAAAATAGTTTTGCTTTATATCGTTTTTTCCGCCTCctgtaaaatttacttttttggacttaggaaattttcatataagtCATAATGTCACGTGAATAATCCGGTAATTACACAGAGAGGATAACAACTGCATTCCCCTGGATTTCCCcggtctggcgacactgctcgaTCCCGTGAATAAAAGATCGCAGTCTCTCGATAGGGGCGAACCTGACTGGTCGGGCGATTGTGCAGCGAACGCGTGGTTCAAGTGCGTGAGTCCCGGGTGCGGTATATGGACCAGCCGAGTGGTCTGCGTCGGGCCGGGATTGAGATCGTGTTCATCGATATGTGCTAGCAGCTCCTCGATCTGCTGTGGCGTACTGGGTATGTCCGGTGTATGGATATGATACGTGGTCTCGCCGTGTTCGTTCATTTGGGTGTACACGTGCGGCTTCGCGGGCTTCTTCGGGCCAGGGTCGGGCCCGTTCGAGTAGCCGGGCTGAATCTGATTGGTGCTCGACTGTTTCTGACCTGCGATTTGCTTGTGGAGATCGTACAGACCCGGGTGGGCCTCTGGCGGACCACGATCGAGCTGCACTAGCCCAGGATGATGAAGATTGATCAGATGGTACAGCTCCTCTGGCAGGATCTCTCGAGCAGGATCCCGTTGTCCTGGCTTGGGTCTGGTTGGCAGTCCTTGAGGTTGGGGCTTGGTCTTCTCACCATCGGCAGGCTTCTTTTTAGGACTCAGGGGTACTATGACATTAGGGTCCACGCTGTCTTGAAGAATAGGTCCTCGATAAGGAGGTCCGGTAGGGTCCAAATGAGGACTCAAGCTGTTCTGAGGCACGCTATGTCCAGTTGGCACGAACGCGAATCCTGAGTTCTGATGAGGATTCAACGGGATGAACTGCTGCTGATCGGTTGGGTGTCCTCCTTTCGGCATTTTTTCCGGGTTCACCGGACCAGGAAGTGTCTGGCCAGCGTCCATAGGATACGGAACCGACGCAGACTTGTCCGGGAACTTGTCCGGCGCCAATGGACCTGGGAAATAGTCGTCCTTGTGCGGGATAGGTTTGGCGATCGGCTCTAGAGGCTTCTTAACGTCAACCTTCGACTTTGCCTTCTCTTTCGCTGGTGTCAGAGGTTTTTCCGGGGCCTGGGGTTGATGAAGATGGAACACGTCCTCCACACTGGGGTGCGTGGGCCTGTAGTCTGGGTTGTAGGGTCCGTTGTAAGGGATAGTCGGGTGTCCAGGGTCCATCGGGTAGTGGAAAAACCCGTGGCTGCTCGGAGTCTCGTCGCTGGTCTCTTTCTGAATCTGGCCCGATTCGTTACCGGGCTTTTCGAACGCGTCCGTCGCGTTCATGCCTGCAATAGAGCAAAGTCCAAGGTCACAGAGTCAGCATGCCGGCTGCAAGTCGACGCTGCAGACACGTCGCTGCCTCTCCTGGCCCACGATCTCTTCATGCATATTTACAGCCAAGGTCGTACAAAGCATGCAGAATTTTTGTTTAAGTTTTTTTTACAGTGCTCGTTCCCCAAACTTCGCCTCTGGATGCTGCGAGCACGCTGGAACTCTCTTTTCGATGGACAGGCTGGGTCTTCGGTATTAATGCGAGTGCGGAGCAATCTACTGTGTAGTTTTGGGGGCTGTACTTTCGGGGATGCAATTTCGGGATTTAGTTTTGGGGATGTAGATTCGGGGGGTGCAATTTGAGGATGTATACGTTATGTGTGAATGATGTCAGGGTGTATGTACATTCGCGTATGCACTGGAGGACCCAGTCAGGCCCGCGCAGGAAGCACTTACAACTTTGCAACCCATCGCACCCATTACCAAAGTGATCCTCTTCGGAATAGCGGTCGCTTTTGGGATAGAACGGTGTCCAACACCAATTTTTTCTGGATTCAGGGGTCGGAAATAATCGATCTCAGTGATTGTACCTGGCAGCTCAGCAGCTTGATGATTGCAGGTCCATTCCTTGCAGCATTCGTCGCCAGGTATCTGAGCCAGAATAGCTTGATAAGGTGGACAAGGTAAATTCGCAGGCGGAGAAGCTGTGACTGGTGGACAGGCAGCCTGGCAAGTCACTTTTCCCATTTCGCAGTAGCATCTCTTCTCGCAGCCTGTCACGTTTGATGGCACTTCGCTCCAGTTGTCGTAGGTTTCGCCCTCGTACGTGCACGAGCCGTTGTTTTTGCAGCGCATTTCCTGTGGAGATTCACATTCTTTCTTTCGTAATTGCTGTAACTTCCCCGAAAATcgatcttttcgaaattcgtttCGACGAGAACTGTCTCTGTTCTATCTAGTTTGATGTAAAATTATAATATGTCATGTGTTTGCTACCTTAAACCGGAATTTGTTTAAGATATCTTGCTCAAATTTTCAGCGAATACTACCGAAACCTCCCCTAACAAGATGTACCAATTGATTTTCTAAAGGAACGTCATTTTGCATATAAAGTTTCTAATAAATAGTTTGCATATAAAGTTGCAAATAAGTTTCTCTTCGTTTCTCAACCGTTCACCAGGTGAAACCTGTGCAACTCACCTCAGGACAGCAACGAGGCGGTCTTGCCACGAAATCAGGTGGTACAGTCTCCCAATCCAAACAATGAGGGTCCAAAACGTCCAATCCGAAGTCGTTAGGACATTCTATGGTCACACAATCGGCTTTACCATTTTTATAACACATGCAGTAGTAAATGCACTCGTCGAACCATTCTGCATCCACTTTGTACGTTTTCCCTCTGTGAGTGCAGCCGTATGTGTCTCCAACTGTCTCAGATACGTTCGTCTTGATCACTTCTGCTGGGAGGAACACCTGTAACGCAGGACCTGCTCGATTTCCTTCAGTGACGCGAACCGAATAGGTCCTTGCTGGTTCTAGGTTCGAGATTATGCCGTCTGCAACACAGAAATGTCTTCTTATCTTCTATTATTCTAAgatcagaagaatttaaggattccAATATGCTATTTTCTCGTGATGAAAATCCTTTTTTCTTCTATGAAATGATTGTGGACAGAGAAGTTCCTTCCTTCAACCCCTTGCCATATGATTTCCTTTAATAACTAAAAGGAAGGAGCAACTTCCTGTTTAAGAAGCTCTGTCAGAAGCTAAGCAGCGATTATTGCTGACCTCTGTCTGGCTTCTGCTGCCTCGAGACATGATTCTTGTCGGAAATCTCGATGGTAACGTCTTGCGGGTTCTTCGTAGAGAGCTTCAGCATGATGGCCGTGGAATTTAGTACCTTCACATCGGTTAGGTTAACGGTCAAATCGCCTGAGACCTCAGGCCTGATCTCGTGGTCGCCAAGGGTCACGTCGCAGAGGGTGATCGTGCAACAGGAGTCCCTGAACAAATGCGAAGAAACATGATAGTCacaataaaggaagaaagacgCGTTGATGAAATTGACTTTCATCTCTGGTACCTTGGATCGGTGAGGACGACGCAACGATCGTGCTGATTGGTCGCAGACGTGGTCTCGTTCGGAGGACACCTTGGCTGACACTTGAGGACACCGCCTGCCTCGCAGACGCAGACTCTGCTGCAACCATCTTCGACTCTTTGACCTCGCATGATCGTCTCGTTCCCGAACACGCAGGTCTCCTCTGGTTCTGGCGCTGCGGCAGAAACTAAAGATCCTTTGCGACTGCTCGAGAGCTCGACGATGCTGTGAAGGATTGCCTAGAAAACTCTTCTGGGCTCGTCGAACGACTGAGTTCACCGAGTTCGTCAAGCTGTTCAAACAGCTCATTGAATTTTAGATTGAATGTTGAGTTCTCGATGAACTCACTCTTCGAAGGTTCTAGCAATGATTTAGGTATTAAACCGAAAGTGTAATGTTTCTATGATCATTTTTCAGACTCGTAGAATGAAGAAGACACTATCTATTTCGAATGAAGAGACTCACCAGAGTCAGCAGCGCAGACCAAGATCGCGCAACAAGGTTCTTCGTTAACCAGCTTCTCGTGGCACAACGGATCCTCGATTCCTCGGTTCGCTTTGGCATAAGGCGACGTGCAAATAGGTTTGCAATCTATCACCGAACCACCTTCCCCACAAACGCATTTTTCCTCGCAACCTCTGATGATCTTCTCGCCGATTGAGTATGTCTGATTACCTTCAACGCATACTGTCGTCGTTAGCATTGTCGAGGAGATGTTCATGGATGTCTCGTTGTGAGCAGCCACGTACTCTCCGCCTGTAACAATCGTTTTGTGTTGGGaatatttctgaaatttttcgcCAGGTGTTCAACTCTATGTATAGCGATGAAATGATAGTGTCCATTTCTTAGAACGTAGACAAACATGGTTGATTAAAGTCGAACACATTCAAATACAATCAAAGACAATCAAGTATAGTCAAACATACAATCAGACAGAATCGAACACAGTGAAACGAACATATACACAATGAAACACaatcgagcagagccgagcacAGTTAAGTAACAGCTACCTTCGACATCCTTGTCATCGTCGTCCATACTAACATCGCTGAGATCAGTGATATTCGAGTGTAAAGAATTCGTAGGCTCCGGAGCAGAAATATTCAAAGCTCTCCCTCTGGACGCTATCGTTTCCTCGGTGGTCCTCATTTCCTCAGTACCATTCTCGCTCCCCGAAGTTTCCATCATGACAGTTGTTGTTCCATTCGACTCATCCTTCACAGGTAGAATCGGCTCACCGTGGAACAATAACGGAATTGTCACTCCCATCGTCTCCATTGGCCTCGTAGTGACATCCGCCATAGGTTTCGTCGAAGACATCCAGGACATCGTCGTTAGCCCTGCATCGTTTGCTTCTCCTCGCTTCGAGTCATCGTCTTTGATGGGTTTTTGGTATTTCTGATCAGTTTTCACTTTGAAGTCCACAGGCTTCTTCTTCGGCTCGATCGTCGTCTTCGAGTCTTGATCTTTGATTGGATACTCGGACTTGGTGTCGTTTTTCGCGTCGATCCTGAGTGGCTTCACGTTTGGGATTTCGGTCACGCCGATTCCTGAAAGcagaagaattttattttatttattgtgttTAATCGGAGTGGAGCGCGGTGTGAGTAATAATTGGACAGCGGATTCTtctgtaaaataaacatttactTTCTGTCTATAAGGAATACGGATATTATCCCCTtgtcctacaatatcgtgtcaatgcactgcagatatttatgcaattttcaatttttctaggcaaattttaagagaaagtggaatgaaataaattcttattttcggtggtagtagccttttcagATCTgaactaaataaaaatcgtaccaaattctatcgaattttacattccagcattttttgaaaatattcagaTGCCATGAATgtacaaaaatccgcagtctagttatgaaatTCTGTTTTGGTTTCGTCAATGTATAGTTTTATTGGAGTACACGTAGgcgtacaatagatataaattttctccttgcTTAGGAAATTATACTACCTCCTCCGGAAGCGTTTTTCGCAAAATCGACTCGATTACGATAAATAATGGAAGATGTAAGATACCGTTGTCAGTTTCCCGTAGGAAGTCGTAGGATCCGAACGATAAAACGAGATTTATACAACGATCGTCAGAAAGCTGCGAATCCTGGAGGATCAGGATAAGGAAGCTATTCTTCCGCAATTATTCGAAACGACGACTAGGCGCAGTGTCGCCGGAAAAGGTTCGCGTAACGGTAAAAGCGTGATCGTAGAATGTGTGTGTGTTCTGTGTGCACTGTCCTCGGCTGTTCGACCCGTGAACTTGAACTTGCCCCGATACCAATCGGGCCTCTCTGAACGCTCAATTATCGGCCTCGGTTAACGAGTGTAACGAGCAATTAGCGGGCCTTTAATCACGCTACGATTACATTTGGACACGCGAGCTTCGTTTCGCGAGAGGTTGGCCATTATTCCGCTTTGAAATTGGCAAGAGCTCGGTCAAACATAGTCAAACTACCTCGAGCATAAGTGCAGAAAAATATATTCCTACGAAATCAGACGTGAAAGTCTAAGTTAGTTCACTTTCGTAATCCTCGGCACGAATACCTGCCGAATCTATTCGAAACCGAAAGTTTTGCAGCTGTTGCTATTTGTTCAATAGATAGTTTTGTTGTTTTCGATGCGGTCGGTGGGGACGTTGCGTCACGTTTCGCCCCGATTCCCGCAGAAATTTGTCCTTGGCGATCTCGGATCCGTGATCCGCGATTTTTGCGCGGTTCTCCGGAGAGGATCGAAGCAGTTGGGTCTGCAATTTCACCTGGGATCGCCGTTCCATAGTGGTTTCGTAAGACGAAGATCCGTCGGCGATGTACCGACGATATAGTGTAGCACTATAGTATGCTAGAAACTTTCCATCCGCGGCGATCCGACGCGAAATGCGCTCTCTGGACGTACTGTTACGTCAAACGACCTGTTATCTGCCCGGTCGTCGTTCCCGTCGACCACTTCTTCTGCTGGCCAGTCGACTTTTTGCCGAACCATCATCGATCCTAGCGGATCCTGCATAGATCGTTCGCCAACCAACAGCCTGAGGTACAATAATCGACCATTCTCAACCCCTGATCTATGCAAATTGCAGCTCCACGttttttcaatcatttcggAATTGTGCCAGCAAAATTATGCTCACGATGCACAAGTTTCATAAAAGGACAGATGTATCTATTGCATCTATTCAAACGAACGAAAGATGATCTTAAGCTTTTAGGAATCCTCGTTTGACAGGAGGAACAAATTCTGCAAGTTTTCTAAAAACGCATGTGTGCTTTAATCAAAGCGTACACTGTATTTAACCAGTTCATTCTCATTACCAGTAAATCCTCATTACGAGTTAGAAATGCAAGAAACCGGAgcgaaataaataaacatattttcTTTCATAATATGTTTagcaagttgaaaataatgtaacagtattctgaaattcttcgaatgtgttcggtgttttaaattacacctactcatattCATCGTAAAtctataaaatccgctgtctagttataaatcaTTTTTGCTGACAGTTTGTTGGAATAGTATGAGGTACAACTGATCAGAAACAGGAATCGCCGTAGTCCGTTCTTAAAATAATCGTCCTTGAGGAGGTTAACTGTCTCTTAAACAAGTGGCACAAGAGAGTTCCTCTTGCAATCGTTGCTTTCCATGTGCTACAGTACAGGAATGAGAAACAGTTATTTCTAAGTCGTTTGCTTTTGTCGTTGCAGTCTTCGTGCATGGAAATATATTCGTAAGTAGCTACTTAAATCGCTATTTCTCGCGTCACTGACAGTCCTCTCGACCATAATCTTTCAATCATCCGTTCCTCTT encodes the following:
- the Sas gene encoding stranded at second isoform X3, whose protein sequence is MRVQGRCFLCAVAGLCLLAGNAAVAALDLQTQPTIDGIGVTEIPNVKPLRIDAKNDTKSEYPIKDQDSKTTIEPKKKPVDFKVKTDQKYQKPIKDDDSKRGEANDAGLTTMSWMSSTKPMADVTTRPMETMGVTIPLLFHGEPILPVKDESNGTTTVMMETSGSENGTEEMRTTEETIASRGRALNISAPEPTNSLHSNITDLSDVSMDDDDKDVEGGEYVAAHNETSMNISSTMLTTTVCVEGNQTYSIGEKIIRGCEEKCVCGEGGSVIDCKPICTSPYAKANRGIEDPLCHEKLVNEEPCCAILVCAADSVSAAAPEPEETCVFGNETIMRGQRVEDGCSRVCVCEAGGVLKCQPRCPPNETTSATNQHDRCVVLTDPRDSCCTITLCDVTLGDHEIRPEVSGDLTVNLTDVKVLNSTAIMLKLSTKNPQDVTIEISDKNHVSRQQKPDRDGIISNLEPARTYSVRVTEGNRAGPALQVFLPAEVIKTNVSETVGDTYGCTHRGKTYKVDAEWFDECIYYCMCYKNGKADCVTIECPNDFGLDVLDPHCLDWETVPPDFVARPPRCCPEEMRCKNNGSCTYEGETYDNWSEVPSNVTGCEKRCYCEMGKVTCQAACPPVTASPPANLPCPPYQAILAQIPGDECCKEWTCNHQAAELPGMNATDAFEKPGNESGQIQKETSDETPSSHGFFHYPMDPGHPTIPYNGPYNPDYRPTHPSVEDVFHLHQPQAPEKPLTPAKEKAKSKVDVKKPLEPIAKPIPHKDDYFPGPLAPDKFPDKSASVPYPMDAGQTLPGPVNPEKMPKGGHPTDQQQFIPLNPHQNSGFAFVPTGHSVPQNSLSPHLDPTGPPYRGPILQDSVDPNVIVPLSPKKKPADGEKTKPQPQGLPTRPKPGQRDPAREILPEELYHLINLHHPGLVQLDRGPPEAHPGLYDLHKQIAGQKQSSTNQIQPGYSNGPDPGPKKPAKPHVYTQMNEHGETTYHIHTPDIPSTPQQIEELLAHIDEHDLNPGPTQTTRLVHIPHPGLTHLNHAFAAQSPDQSGMDHNVPPGFPLPGAVPGFPGASSSDEISVLILDALDDKTVLLVFTVPQVLVGLHGRVELRYTNDKKNFDVSTWKAQVFAPPDDLIATPQLQFELGDLKPSTEYKVKITVKLKDLANSPTSQIYTVRTHDRRPEMTTLPPQIPIDAELKVTETNSTWINVMWKKFTEYELQFIDGVQLRYKEQDAKVYSGTPLIHRAVTNFVIENLKPSTIYEIGIFFVPFSGQLTELVSEKTIHVTTSMEPDPYSFEVKVEIKTIKSTDVEVTWSGVPYPEDKYVNIYRAIYQSDSGKEDTSTFKIAKRDSHPKTVISDLKPGTRYRLWLEVYLTNGRIKKSNVQDFVTKPGVLLPATISQQAGKLASVPLHEGDYYGPLVVVAIVASLAILSTLILLMMLMKRRTSSKADISPRKTTSAYDNPSYKVELQQETMDL